In the Manis javanica isolate MJ-LG chromosome 14, MJ_LKY, whole genome shotgun sequence genome, one interval contains:
- the LOC108396261 gene encoding olfactory receptor 5V1-like, whose protein sequence is MDGCNLTTVTHFILTGLSDLPEVRYPLFAVFAVIYQVTLVGNGAILLAIGTEKKLRTPMYYFLANLSLLDIFCPSATVPKMLDNLLTGNHSISFLGCALQLYFLITVVGTEVFLLSVMAYDRYVAICFPLRYTLIMTEARCAQLTAGTWVAGFLNSLLHTVSTFRLSFCKSNWVNQYYCDIPPLVALSCSSKSVLDMLALLERGILGIGAFLTTFISYIYIISAILKIRSVEGKRKAFSTCASHLLVVCLFYGTTIFTYMRPSSSQRSQARHRLISMLYGVITPMLNPLIYSLRNTEVKGALRRVLCH, encoded by the coding sequence ATGGATGGCTGCAATCTTACCACCGTGACACACTTTATCCTCACGGGGCTCTCTGACCTCCCCGAGGTGCGCTATCCTCTCTTTGCGGTTTTTGCTGTCATCTACCAGGTCACCTTGGTGGGAAACGGGGCCATTCTCTTGGCCATCGGGACTGAGAAGAAGCTTCGCACACCCATGTATTACTTTTTGGCCAATCTGTCCCTCTTAGACATATTCTGCCCATCAGCTACTGTCCCCAAGATGCTGGACAACCTCTTGACTGGGAATCACAGCATTTCCTTCCTGGGCTGTGCTTTGCAGTTGTACTTCTTGATAACAGTGGTAGGGACTGAGGTCTTCCTTCTCAGTGTCATGGCTTATGACCGGTACGTGGCCATCTGCTTCCCCCTCCGTTACACCCTCATCATGACTGAGGCTCGCTGTGCCCAGCTGACAGCTGGGACCTGGGTAGCAGGGTTTCTCAATTCCCTCCTACACACAGTGTCCACCTTCCGCCTGTCTTTCTGCAAATCCAATTGGGTTAACCAGTATTACTGTGACATCCCCCCACTGGTTGCCCTCTCATGCTCATCCAAATCCGTGTTAGACATGCTCGCATTACTGGAAAGGGGGATTTTGGGGATTGGTGCCTTCCTGACCACCTTTATCTCTTATATCTACATCATATCTGCCATCCTGAAAATCCGGTCGGTGGAAGGGAAGCgcaaagccttctccacatgtgcctcccacctcctggtggtCTGTTTGTTCTATGGCACAACTATATTCACCTACATGCGACCCTCCTCCAGTCAACGTTCTCAAGCCAGACACAGACTCATCTCCATGCTCTACGGGGTTATCACCCCAATGCTAAACCCCTTGATCTACAGCTTGAGGAACACAGAGGTGAAAGGGGCACTCAGGAGggtcttatgtcactga